Within the Gloeobacter kilaueensis JS1 genome, the region GGAAGCGGCGGTGGCCTACGCGGGTCTCGCTCCCCGCTCCCACCGTAGCGGCACCAGCCTTCATAGACCAGAGCGCATCGGCCATGCAGGCAATGCCCGCTTACGCACGGCGCTGTATATGGCGAGCTTGAGTGCGATCCGCTGCAATCAGCAGATTAAAAGCTTTTACCAGCGGCTACGAGCAGCCGGTAAACCGGCAAAGGTAGCGCTTTGCGCTGCGGCTCGCAAACTCTTACACATTGCCTGGGCGGTTGTGAAAACAGACACGCCTTTCGATGCAGAGCACGGCAGGTTGGTTTGCTTGCAGTAGGGCGGAGGAAGAGAAGAAAGGAGGAGGCTGCTTGACTCTCAATACCGTATCTCTTCTCCTCTGCCCGGCGGGGCAGGGGAGGAGAGCGGGGGGCAGGGGGGGTGTGGAGGGGTGGGGACCGTTTTAGCGATACCCAAAAAACAAAAGAACGCCCCCCTCCAAAGAATCTACTTCCCCCACTCCAGCCCAAAACCTGATGCTTATTTGGCTTCGTCTACTTAAGTTCTTGATTTCTGGCAGGAAGTTTTCGGCCTGGAGCAAGCTTCCGAGGAACTGGGTAGTTCACAACCTTGTCCTGGCTCGACGAGCGAACACCTGTCCCGCAAACAGAAGCAGGCTGACAGCGCCGATCCAGAGGGTGGAGAGGGCGTTGATCTCTGGAGTAATGCTGAAGCGCACCATCGAGAAGATGCGCAGAGGCAGGGTGGTCGAGCCGGGACCGGCAGTAAAAAGGGCGACCACGTAGTCGTCCAGCGAGAGGGTAAAGGCGAGCAGGGCACCGGCCAGCACCCCCGGTCCGATGGCCGGTAGCGTCACCCGCCAGAAGGTGGTGAGTTCTTTTGCTCCCAGATCCATCGCTGCCTCTTCGAGGGCAGGATCGTAGTCGGCGAGGCGGGCACGGACGGTAAGGGCGACGAAGGGCGTGCAAAGAACGACGTGACCGGCAGCAATCGTCACCAGTCCGCTCGGCCAGCCCAGCCGGGAAAACCAGATCAACAAGGCGATACCGAGGACCACGTCCGGCACGATGATCGCCGTGTACAGCAACAGTTCGGCGGGACGGACGGCCCGGTAGCGTTCGAGGGCGAGGGCGAGCAGGGTGCCCAGGATGGTCGAAAGTAGCGTCGCTGCTATGGCCACGATCAGCGAGTTGAAGGTGGCTTCCCGGAGACGCTCGTCGGCAAAGAGCACGCCGTACCAGCGCAGCGTAAAGCTCTGCCACTGCAGGTTGAGTTTCTGGCTGTTGAACGAAAAGACGACCAGCACCAGGATGGGCAGGTACAAGTAGGCAAAGACGAGGGCTGCCCAGAGTTTGAGCCAGAAGCTCCTTGCCATCAAAGAAGCGGCTCCCGTCCGGCAAAGCGCGAATAAAGAGCGAGCAGAACCAGGGTCAGCGCCACCAGCACCATTGCCGCCGCCGAGCCGAAGGGCCAATCGCGGGCGGTCAAAAACTGGTTGCGGATCAAGTTGCCCACCAGCAGGGTGCGGGCTCCCCCCAGCAGGTCCGGTACGGCGAACATGCCCATCGCCGGGACGAAGACGAGGATGCTGCCTGCGACGAGTCCCGGCAGGCCCAGCGGCAGAACGATCCGCCAGAAGACCTGGGACGGCTTTGCCCCCAGATCGGCGGCGGCGGCGATGAGCGCGGGGTCGATCTTTTCGAGGCTGGCGTAGAGGGGCAGGACCATGAAGGGCAAAAATTCGTAGATCATGCCGATGAGCACCGCCGTGGGGGTGTAAAGAACATCCAGCGAGGCGCGCCAGAGGCCAAGACCGGCAAGCAGGCTCTCAAGCAGCCCGCCGGTGCGCAAAATCAAGATCCAGGCGTAGATGCGGATCAAAAAATTGGTCCAAAAAGGCACCAGCAGAGCAAACAGGGCGATCTGGCGCAGGGTGCGGGGGGCGCGGGCCAGCCAGAAGGCGAGCGGATAGCCGATCAACACCGTGGCGGCGGTGGTGAGGGCGGCGATGGCGAGCGAATCGAGCCAGATCTTGAAGTAGAGCGGGTCGAAGAGCCGAACGTAGCTCTCAAAGTTCAAGCGCAGCAGAACGTCGCCGTAGGGGCCACGGCTGAGCACGCTCATCAGCGCAACGAGCAGCAGCGGGACAGCGAGAAAGACGAATAGATAAACAACCGCCGGAGCCGCAAGCAGCACACCCCTGGAGGCGGAGGACTTCACGGCGCGCTGTCCGGCAGGACGACCGTATCGCGCCAATCGACCGCAAGCCGGCAGGACGTTCCCGGTGACAGGTTGCCAGTGTCGGCGCGATTTTGGAGCAGCACCCGCAGCTGCAGGCCGCCCTCTAAGGCCACCCGCTGCAGGGTCTGGGCACCGCTGTAGCTGGCTTCGAGCAGGGTTCCAGAAAACCAGTTGCCCGCACTGGGAGAGGCATCCACCGGCAGAAGCTGCAGTTTTTCTGGCCGGATCGAGACGGCCACCGGTGCGCCGGGGGCAAGGGGCACGGTGGCTACGCCGCGCAGTCGCCGGTTGAGGGCTGGGACGAAGATCGCGACACCGCCTGCGGCCTCCTCTGATTTGACTGTACCGGCAAGCCAGTTGGTCTCGCCCACGAACTCGGCAACGAAGCGGCTGGTGGGCCGCTCGTAGATTTCGCCTGCCCTTCCTACCTGGGCAATCTGGCCCTGGCAGATTACGGCGATCCGATCGGAGAGGCTCAAAGCTTCGTCTTGATCGTGGGTGACAAAGATAAACGTGATGCCCGTCTGCCGCTGCAGAGCCTTCAGTTCGGTGCGCAGTTGGCGGCGCAGTTGCAGGTCGAGGGCGCTCAGCGGTTCGTCGAGCAGCAGCACCGCCGGTCGCTTGGCGAGGGCACGGGCGAGGGCGACGCGCTGCTTCTGGCCGCCGGAGAGCTGGTCGGGGCGTCGGCTTGCGAGCTTTTCGAGCCTGACCAGTTCAAGGGTCTGCTCGACCCTGGAGCGCACCTCGCGGCGGTCGAGCCGCTCCATCTCAAGCCCAAAGGCGATGTTTTGATAGACGTTCAGGTGGGGAAAGAGCGCATAGCTTTGAAAGACGGTGTTTACGGGCCGGCGGTACGGGGGCACTCCGGCCATCGGCTCACCGAGGATGGCGATCGTGCCGCTGTCGGGTGCCTCAAAACCGGCAATCAGCCGCAGGAGCGTCGTCTTTCCGCAGCCGCTCGCTCCCAAAAAAGAAAAGAACTCCCCCGCCTGCACGCTCAGGCTCACCCCATCGACGGCCCTGAGCCGGTTTCCAGCGGGGTCACAGAAGGACTTGACGATCCGATCGAGTTCGACGACGTTCAACGGCGGCGCTCATCCTGGGCGGCGTACTTCAGCAGAATAAACGTAATGTTGTCGTGGCCAAGTTCCTCAAGAGCCAGATCGACCAGCGCCTTTGCCCCGACGATCAGATCGGTGTCGAGCAGGGGCAGCAGGGCGCTCTGCCAGAAGCGCTCGATCAGGCCACCATCGCACAGCCCATCGCTGCACAGCAGCACCAGGCACTCCTCCGGCAGGACGAAAGTCTGCACGGTGGGCTGCAGCGGAGACGCGGTGGCGACTCCGAGGGCCTGGGTGAGGTTGCCGCTGCTACTAATCTGCAGCATCGCGCCGCTGGTGGCGCGGGCCAGGCTCACCTCCTGGTTGGCAACGTCGTCATCGACTGTAAGTTGCTGGCAGTGGTGGCGGTCGATGAGGTAGATGCGGCTGTCGCCGACGTGGGCGATGTGCAGCAATCGCCCGCTGAGCAGGTAGGCGACGACGGTCGTGCCCATCTGGCGAAACTTGCTGCGTCCCTGGCGGCGATTGGCCTCGAGGATCTGCTCGTTGGCACGATGCAGCGCCTGGAGGAGGCCCTGGCGCAGCTGCAGGGGCGGCACCTGCTGGGTGCTCAGTTGGGCGAGGTCGTACTTGAGACTTTCGAGGGCCATGCGGCTTGCCACCTCGCCTGCCTCGTGGCCGCCCATACCGTCGCAGACGATCCCGAAGCTGCCTTGAGAGTCGTAGGCGAAGCAGTCCTCGTTGTTGTCGCGCCGCCCCGGATCGGTGATCCCGTAGACATCCGGCGGTCGGGTGAGCTGCCAGCGGCCTGCCTGGGCCTCAAGGGCAGCGAGCAGGGCATCGGCTGTGGCAAGTTCGCCTGCGGCGACGGCGCGGGCGATCTGCGACAGCGACGGCGCGAGCGGCTGCAGAGCAAGCCAGGCACTGCCCAGCGCGCTCAAAGATGGAGGCTGGCTGTCCGTAGCCAGATAAAACAGGCGAATCTGCCAGCCAAGCACGCCAATGTTGTCCGGCGACAGCAGGGAGGAGGCGACTTTTTCTTGCAGACACGGTTTCCAGAGCCGGACAACCTGGATAAGCCAGCCGAGCTGCTGCAGATAACTGGCCCCCGCCCATCCCTGGACAAGGGTCGGCCAGGGAGAACCATCGGCAAAGAGCGGCCCGTTGGTCAACAGTACCCACGGCGGGCCGTCCAGAGCGCTGGAGCAGGTATAAATTTCTGGAATCGCCCAGCGAAACAGGTTGAGCCGCTGGTACGGTCGGGCGAGGGCAGGCAGTTGGGCAGGGGACTCGACTGGTTGCTCCGGCTCAAGATCGCGGACCACCAGCGGAGCCGGGGCGACTATCTGATAGCGCCTGCCTGAAGCCTGGCAATTGCCGCTCATCAGATAGTACATTGCCCTACTCTTCGACTTCGAACCGGAAACTCAACTTGTTGCCCTTGCCCAGAGCGATCAGATCGCCGTGGTTGAGGCGGCGGCGAAAGCGGGTACCCGGTCGAATCAGCTCGCCGTTGAGGTAGGTACCGTTGCTGCTTCCGGCATCTTCGAGGGTGAAGGTGCCCTCGAGGTTCTGAATCGTGGCGTGGATGCGCGAGACGAACTCCGCCCCCGGCAGATGGGAGACGTCGATGTCCGGCGGGATCTCTTCGTTGGGTTTGCCGACATAGATGAGCGCTTGATCCGGCGGCAGTTCGAGCCGTTCGCTGCTGCCTGTGTGGACGAGGGCGGCGGCAGCAAGCTGCAGACGGGTGCCGGGGGAGCCGACGGCGGGCGAATTTGGGCGCGGTGGAGTTGGGACGGGACGCGGCGGCAGCGTGTTCTGCGCGGTGGGAGCGGGAGCAGCCGGTCCTGGCAGGGGGGCGCTGGGACGGGGCGGCGGCGATTCGACGATGGGCGGTGGGGCGGGGGGCGGAGCCTTGATCGCTGGTGGCGGTGGCGGCGGAGCCGGACGGGGCGGAGCCGGACGGGGCGGAGCCGGGGCAGGGGGAACCTTGGCCGCCGCAGGCGGAGGAGCCACAGGAGCGGCTGGTGGCGGAGGCGATGGAATAGCTGCCGGTGGAGCCGGTGGGGGCGGTGGCGGCGGAGCCGTCGCTGCTGCCGGAGCAGGGCGGGGCGGAGTAGGGGGTGGGGGCGGCGGAGGTGGTACAGGAGCACTCGCTACGGGCTGGGGCGGTACAGGAGCGCTCGCTGCTACCGGAGCCACTTTGGGCTCCACTTCGAGTTCGATGCCGCACTCGCCGCAGTACTGGCTGGGCAGAGGATTGATGCTGCCGCACTCGTAGCAGACAACGGCAACGGTGCTCTGGCAGCGCTGGCACTCCAGGGCGTTGTCGGGGTTGCTGTGCTCGCACCGGGTACAGATGATCGGCATAGGGCTACTGGTTAGATGAGGGTGAAGAAAGCGGTTCGGCAGCGGGCTTCAGTCCGCCTGCGCCCCCCCCACGACCGGGTTTACCTCTGGCGGGTTTGCTCAGGGTGGCAGCGGTCGGGACCGACTGCGGCGGTGGCGGTGGGGTGGGATCGTACGTCTCGATTACGAAGCCACGGCTCACGGTACCGGCCTTGTTGGTCGCCTGGAGGGTGATCGGTATCTGCTCACCCGCCCGCGTAAAGGGCGGCAGCGTCAGGGTGTACTTGGGCGGGAAGGTGCCGTAGGTTTCGATCTCGACGTTGACGTTGTCGCCTGTGATCTGCCACTTGAGTGTCACCTTATCGCCCGGATCCTTGGCGGTCTTGATCTTGAGGGAGACATTGGCGGGTGCCGGTGTGCCGTTGAGGGTAAAACTTGAGATCAAGGGCTTGCGAATCGGGTCGGGCCGCTTCTGCGGCTTCGGCACGATCTGGATCAAGTCGGTCTGGGCGGCAACGGCGGCGGCGTCAGAATTTTTTTGCAACACTTTCATCTCGAAGACATAGTAACCGCCTTTGCGCGCATCGGTCTTCACGAATCGGCACTGCAACAAGTCGGGTTTTGTAAACCAGCCACCGCCGCCCAGCAACTGGCATTTGCCCTTGAGGTCGCTGGGCAGGTTGGTGATATCGTTCAGGCTGCCCTCGAAGGCAAATTCGAGGGGCTTGCTCACCGACTGTCCGTTACCGGCGCGGGGGTTGATCACGATCTTACGAATCTGGTCGGGATTGCGAATCTGCCAGTTGAGGGTGATCCGGTCGCCGTTCTGTTCGCGGTAGACGACGCTGTCGGCACCAAAACTTTCGACCCGTACCGGATCGGGGGTGCGGAAGAAGAACCACCAGATGAGGTAGATGAGGCCCAGGATCACCGCCAGCACGATCAAGCCCGCCAGCAGCAGCTGCCACCAGGGGCGGGGCAGCCATTCGAGGGTCGCCTTGGGCATCTCCTTCGGTAGGGGCAACTCCTTGGCATCTTCGAGGTCGATCTTGAAGGGAATCTCAAACGGTTGACCGAAGAAGGGCCGCTGCCACCAGTTTTTGGGTTTGACCGTCAGATCGAGGCCAACGGTTTTGCCGGGCAACAACCGGATCTGCGAGGGTTTGCACTCGTAGATGGCGTACTCGTCCTCCTCGGTGCCTACCGCCCGGATATTCAGTTCGCGAATCACGTTGCCGTCGTTGGTGAGCAACACCTTGTAGCGCCCCGGTTTGCGGGTGACTTTGCCCAAAAGCGTCTCAATCTCGGCGGCAATCTTATAAAAGGGCGGCAGCTGCAGGTAGACCAGATCGAGCAGTACCAGATCGGGGGTGTTGGCCGAGTAGACCCGGATCGTGGGCGAATAGCTGCCCGCCAGAGTGTCAGGGGGCGGCTGAAAAGACAGGGTGATGAGCCCCTTGGTGTTGGGGTTGAGGTCGAGGCCGTCCGGGCAGTCGATGAGGCCCGGCCCGCTCAGGCTCGGTACCTGATAGCGCACCGAGTACCAGTTGTCCTCGAGGTCGGGGCAGGTGAGCCGAAAGCGATCGACCCGATCGGAGCGGTTGTGGACCTGGATCTGGATGGGCTGGGGCTTGCCGGGCTTGAGAACGAGGGGCTGGCTGGAGGAGGTCTGGGGCTTGAGCGAAAAAGTCGGATCGCTGACGCGCACGGCCTGCTGGTCGCGGGGCAGCAGTTGCAGCTGACGGGGCCGCTGCATGGGCGTGTCTTCGGGATAGTGCAGCGGGGCGTCGATGACGATGACGTAGTCGTAGGTGCCCGGAAACGCCTGGGCGGGGATCGAAAAGCGGAAGGCGACCTCGCTGCTCTGCTTGGGATCGAGGGCGAGTCGCTGGCGGGGCGAGTCGCACCACTTGCGCAGCTCTTTTGAAGAGTCGTCGATAAAGACATCGATCACCGCGCTTTGATCGCCCTGGTTGCTCACGGTGATAAAAAGCTCGACCACCTCGCCCGGCATACTGACCTGCGAACCGGGCGGGTTCATGATAAGCGCAATCGGACTCGGTCGCGTCTGAATCACGGCAGGCCCACCCGTCGCATCTGCACTTGAAAATCGTCGCCGCCGCTTACGGTGATGAGCCCCTGGCGGTCGCGGCTCAGATCGACCGTGTTGATCTTTTTGGCGCGCTCCTCGACGGTGCGGCCCGCGATAAAGCGCGCGTCGCGCCCGCCTTTGGCTGTGATGTTCCAGAGGACGACTTTGTGATCGTCGCCGCCGCTCACCAGAAAGCGGCCATCGTCGCTGAAGGCGAGGGAGCGGACGGCGAAGCCGCCGTGGGCCACCCACTGATCGATCACCGGACAGGTGATATCGATGGGCACGTTGCTCGCAACCTTTGCTCCAGAATCGATGGCGACTGCCTGGGTCGGGTCTTTGCTGTCGGCCTGCACCCGGCTACCGAGGGCCACAGCCCCTTTGAAGGGCGCTTTTTTAGGGCTCGCGACATCCGAGCACTGCGTGAGATCGTAGGTGGTGATGTTGCCCTGGGAATCGGCGGTGGCGAGAATATTCGGATTTTGGGAGGCGAGGGCGACGCTCCAGATTACGTCGTTCTGGCCGCCGCGCGGCTGCAGGCGTCGGGGTCTGCTGTCGGGGGCATCGAGGTTCCAGAGCACCAGCCGCAAAAAGCGCCCGGCGCTAATCAAGGTGCGCTCGTCGCCGCTCAGTTCGAGCGCCTGCACCGTGTAGTCGAGTTTTTTGTCCAGCTCGAAGACGTGTCTGGGCCGGGTATCGTCGGAGAGCAGATCCCACATGACGACGATCCCGCTGCCGTGGCCGCTGAAGAGGTAGCGCGAATTGGCCGTAAAGGCCAGATCGAAGACGCGGTCGTTGAGTTCGGGCTGGTAGATGAGTTCGCGGCTCTTTTCACCGGTGGCGACATTCCAGATCTGCACCGCTCCATTTTCAAGACCGGCGGCCAGTTCGCTGTTGTTGCGGGGCATAAAGCGCAGGGCGCGCACAGGCTTGCCGGTATCGACCAGAACGCCCTCGTACTTGAGCGAACCGCTGCCCGGTTCGATGCTCCAGCTGCGGATCGTGCGGTCGTCGCTGGCGCTGAAGACCAATCGCGCATCGGAGCTGATGCGCACGGAATTGACCAGGTCGGTGTGGTAGGGCGGGTTGAAGTACTGATAGAGAGAAATTGCCCCGAAACTGCCTGAGACGAAGAAAAAGCCAAACATCAGCAGCTGCAGCCACAGCGGCAGTTTGGGCAGGATGCGCAGCGTCAGCTTCTGTGCGGGCGGATCGGCGTTGCCCAGCCGGTCGTCTGCGAGGACCGCCACCGTCTCGAAGCGGTACGTCCACGGCAGACCAAACAGGGGCCGCTTTTTGAGGATCGCAAGCTTCAACTCGGTCGTGGTGGCGAGATTGAGGACACCTGGATCGGGGGTGAGTTGGTGGCCGCATCGGCTGGTGTCGCGGCCCTGCAGATCGACGGTGACTTCCTGGCGGAGGTTGCTCGCGTTTTTGAATACCAAGGCAAAATTTGCGCTCTCCTCGCTCCAGTCGGGCCACCAGGCACCGCCTTTGGCGGGCAGTCGCTGCTGGGGCTCACTGCAGTTAAATTGCACAAAGCCAACCGGCAACACTTCGAGGCTGCCCTCGGCGCGGGCAGGCGGACCCGCCTGGGGGACGCCCTCGACGCTGAAGGGATACTCCTGGCTGGGAGCCTGGCTCGGTCCTGGCGGCAGACACTGAAAGGTGGAGTCGAGCTGGGAACCGGCCTCGATGATAAAGCGGCGCTCGGTGCCCATGCTCATCCAGGTGCTGTCGATACCCACAAAGCGCAGCACCATGTCGAAGGGGCGCTGGCTCATGTTGCGCACGCGCACGGGAATATCGACCGGGTTGCGCGGATAGGTCTGAAACTGGCGCACCGGCAACTCGATCGACAGCTGCGAGGGGCCGGAGCCCGGCTCGATGATCAGCCGCAACAGGTACTTGCGCTCTTCTTTGAGCTGGGGCGAGGTGATGAGCACCGTGACGTTGACGGCCCCGACAAATCCCGCGATCGGTGTATCGACGATCGTGATCTGGAACTGGGTCCGACCACCGGGGGGCTTGGCGGTCGAAACTTCTGGATGCAGCTGGTACCAGTTGGGGTTGCGACCGGACCCGGCGGCAAGCAATTCTAGTTTGAAACCAGCAAACTGTTCACTGTCGTTGCTGACAGTCACTTCAAAGGTGACAGGCGGACCACCGGGCCGGTAGGTAACCGTCTGCTCCGAGAGGACAGCACTGATCAGGCGTTTTTCCATACAGAGTGTGCCCGGCTACCCCGCCCAGGCATGAGCGTGGCGCAATCTTACCCCCTGAGAGTGACCTCTACTGTCTTCTTTCAAAGAAACTTCTCGCACTGGAGTAGGCCACAGTCACCCACTGGTTGAGGGCGGCGGAGAACCAGTTCATGCCGCGCGCCTGCAATAGCTGCATCTCCTGAGCGGCCCGCTCCTCAGCTGCACTGCGCTTACCGGCTGGTCGGGCACCGATCCCAGGGATCTGCGGCAGATCGTTCATGCTCTTGCCAAAGATCTTGGCCCCGGAGGGAGCCTCCATCGGTCGGGGTGGACCGGCGGGGCGCTGCGGCATTCCTGGTCGCTGGGGAGCACCCGCCTGGGGCGCAACCGGCGCATTCGGGTTGGGGCGCGCTCCTGCCTGCGGAGGGTTGGGGCGCGCTGGTGCCCCGGCTTGAGGAGGGTTGGGACGCACTGGCGCACCGGGGCGCTGGGGGGCGCTCACCTGGGGCGGCGCAGCGGCAGCCATGCCGGGACGTTTGGGCAGTGGCGGCGGCTTGAAGCCGGGGCGGGCCCGGCTTGCTACCCCTTCGACGATCGCAGTTGCCCCTTTGTCGGGTCGGTGTGACTTGTTGAACGTTCCGCCGAACATCGTCTGCCGGAGGCCGTAGACGACTTGCTGAAGGTCGAGGATAGACTCGAAAAAGTTGGGCATGGTTGCTCCTTCTCCGGACCGGAGGGGACGGCAGGGCGCGTCCGCAAAGAATGTATGGCGGATCTGCCCCGCTATTATAGCCAGTTCTCCTGTACCAGCCGGAATGCCACAGCACAACCGCACCGTCAGGACGCACGGGTCATAAAACTACTAGGGACGTTTTTGCAAGAATATGCAGCCGGGTCGGCAGGGGCTAGCGTCCACCGAAGGCAACTGCCTGTTGCTGGAGGCCAAAAAGCTGCCGCCGCCGCCAGGCGTAGGTGAGAATGTTGATCCCCAATTCTTGAGCGGTGCGGATAGCGAGGCGCGAGAGGGCAAAGTTTTCGTCGATGCCCCAGGCGGAGGCGAGATCGCCCACCACCAGGATGATGCCGCCGCCGGTCAAAAGTCGCAGTGGCTGCTGGTTGATCATCGGTAGGGCCGCAAACAAAAACGGCTGGGTGCGAAGCGGGTGATCCCGCCTGAGCCGCTCCAGATATTCGAGGGGAGTCTCAAACTGTTGGGCCAGGGCCATGACACTCTCGATAAGCGGCGTGGCGTCGAGGGGCGCATCGACCAGGAGCACTCCGCCCCGGTCGAGATAGTTCTTGAGCGCTTCAAATTCGCGGCTGTTGAGCACCAGCGGTTGACGACCGGTCAGATAGAGCAGGTCGTAAGCTTCTGCCTCGACCTCTTCGTCGTCCGGCTCAAGGGTGACCTGTCCGACTTCTTCTGCACCCTGCAGGGCCGGATAGAGCACTCCGGTCGCCTTGAGCAGATAAGACAGATTGAAGAAGTTGCGCGTAAATTCGGGGTCGGGGTGGTTGACCAGAGCCATGTTGACCACCGCCTGGGGCCGGGGCTGGGCATGCAGCCGAAAGCGCAGATCGACGGCGTTGTAGCCGGGGAAGAAGACATCGCGTGGGTTCTCAAGCTGCACCGGTCCGGGCTGCAGCAGCACCCGGCAGACTTCGACTTCGAGATCTTCGGGGGGGCTGCTTTTTTCATCGACGCGGAAAGTCTCCTGAACGATGTCGCGGCGCTCGTCGCGGCGCAACTCGTCGGGATCGACGTACTTGACGACCAGATAGACCATCAGCGGCTCCTGGTCGCTCAACTCGACGGCGATCCGAAAGTCGATGGGCTGGGGCACGACGATCGGGTTGCCGATGAGGTCGATGGCGATGCCCGGCTGGATGCGCACCCAGCGCCCATCGCGAAATTCGACTCTCACATCGGCAGGTGCCGGGATTGCCTGCACGCCCAGGCCGCAGACGATTCCTGGCTGGTTGAGTGCCTGGAAGTGCATCCCCTGGCGCAGGCGGTGGTACTCGTGGGCGCGCCGCCAGCGCTCGGCGTTGATGAGCAGGCCGTCGCTCGCCTGCAGGCGCTCGAAGGGCTTGATGGACGGAGACGGAAAAAGTTGAGTCATGATCGCAAGCCGTAGCACTCGGGGTAAGAAAAATTCAAGAAGCCGCCGGTGGAGGCGGATCGGGCGGTTTGGGCGGTGGTGGAGTGGGTCTGCCCTGGGCAGGCGGGTTGGCGGCACCACCAGCCGCTGGCTTTGGCGGTACCGTTCCACCCTGGATGGGCGGTTTGGGAGGCGGTGCAGTTCCACCCTGGGCAGGGGGAGCCGGAGGCGGTGCCGCTCCTCCCTGGGCGGGCGGTTTGGCCGGGGGGGCCGGTGGCTGAGGAGCGGGCTGGGACCGATTCGGGGCGGCGGGAGCTGGTTGGCCGCCGTTGGCAGGTGTATTCGGTGGCTGGGACGCAGGAGCCGCCTTTGGATGGGGACTGGTGGCCGGTGCCGGGGGGCGCGGCGGCACACCGGCCCGTCCCTGAGCAGGAGCAGCAGGTCGGGGGGCACCGGGCGAACCGGGTGGGCGGGTGGGGGAGGACGGCACCGCCTGGCCCCCCCTGGCCGGGGCGGGGCGGGGGCGGGGCAGGTGGCCCCTCGATGAACAGATCGTAGGTGCAGAAAGCCGGGCGCTCCTGCTCGATAATCAGCCGCACCAGCCGCTCGTTGACCTGATTGGGACGCTGTTCGCGCAGGCGCACGACAAAGTGAAAGGGCCGCCCGCCCCCCAGTACGGTTCCCTGGCCGAGGTGCTCGGCACCGAGGACGAAGCCCCGGCCAAAGTGATCGCTGATGCTGATGTGTTTGCCCGCCTCCTGGGCAATGTGATCGTCGAGCGGCAGGCCGGTGTAAAGGTGCAGGTAGAGTCTCAGCCCGCGCCGGGTGCCCCGGTTGCGATAGATTTCGACCGCCCGCTTGATCAGCCGACGCTGCTGGGGGAGATCCCAGCGCGCATCGATGGGCCAGGAAACCCAGTAAGC harbors:
- a CDS encoding ABC transporter permease, encoding MARSFWLKLWAALVFAYLYLPILVLVVFSFNSQKLNLQWQSFTLRWYGVLFADERLREATFNSLIVAIAATLLSTILGTLLALALERYRAVRPAELLLYTAIIVPDVVLGIALLIWFSRLGWPSGLVTIAAGHVVLCTPFVALTVRARLADYDPALEEAAMDLGAKELTTFWRVTLPAIGPGVLAGALLAFTLSLDDYVVALFTAGPGSTTLPLRIFSMVRFSITPEINALSTLWIGAVSLLLFAGQVFARRARTRL
- a CDS encoding ABC transporter permease, with amino-acid sequence MKSSASRGVLLAAPAVVYLFVFLAVPLLLVALMSVLSRGPYGDVLLRLNFESYVRLFDPLYFKIWLDSLAIAALTTAATVLIGYPLAFWLARAPRTLRQIALFALLVPFWTNFLIRIYAWILILRTGGLLESLLAGLGLWRASLDVLYTPTAVLIGMIYEFLPFMVLPLYASLEKIDPALIAAAADLGAKPSQVFWRIVLPLGLPGLVAGSILVFVPAMGMFAVPDLLGGARTLLVGNLIRNQFLTARDWPFGSAAAMVLVALTLVLLALYSRFAGREPLL
- a CDS encoding ABC transporter ATP-binding protein; its protein translation is MNVVELDRIVKSFCDPAGNRLRAVDGVSLSVQAGEFFSFLGASGCGKTTLLRLIAGFEAPDSGTIAILGEPMAGVPPYRRPVNTVFQSYALFPHLNVYQNIAFGLEMERLDRREVRSRVEQTLELVRLEKLASRRPDQLSGGQKQRVALARALAKRPAVLLLDEPLSALDLQLRRQLRTELKALQRQTGITFIFVTHDQDEALSLSDRIAVICQGQIAQVGRAGEIYERPTSRFVAEFVGETNWLAGTVKSEEAAGGVAIFVPALNRRLRGVATVPLAPGAPVAVSIRPEKLQLLPVDASPSAGNWFSGTLLEASYSGAQTLQRVALEGGLQLRVLLQNRADTGNLSPGTSCRLAVDWRDTVVLPDSAP
- a CDS encoding PP2C family protein-serine/threonine phosphatase, with amino-acid sequence MYYLMSGNCQASGRRYQIVAPAPLVVRDLEPEQPVESPAQLPALARPYQRLNLFRWAIPEIYTCSSALDGPPWVLLTNGPLFADGSPWPTLVQGWAGASYLQQLGWLIQVVRLWKPCLQEKVASSLLSPDNIGVLGWQIRLFYLATDSQPPSLSALGSAWLALQPLAPSLSQIARAVAAGELATADALLAALEAQAGRWQLTRPPDVYGITDPGRRDNNEDCFAYDSQGSFGIVCDGMGGHEAGEVASRMALESLKYDLAQLSTQQVPPLQLRQGLLQALHRANEQILEANRRQGRSKFRQMGTTVVAYLLSGRLLHIAHVGDSRIYLIDRHHCQQLTVDDDVANQEVSLARATSGAMLQISSSGNLTQALGVATASPLQPTVQTFVLPEECLVLLCSDGLCDGGLIERFWQSALLPLLDTDLIVGAKALVDLALEELGHDNITFILLKYAAQDERRR
- a CDS encoding FHA domain-containing protein yields the protein MPIICTRCEHSNPDNALECQRCQSTVAVVCYECGSINPLPSQYCGECGIELEVEPKVAPVAASAPVPPQPVASAPVPPPPPPPPTPPRPAPAAATAPPPPPPPAPPAAIPSPPPPAAPVAPPPAAAKVPPAPAPPRPAPPRPAPPPPPPAIKAPPPAPPPIVESPPPRPSAPLPGPAAPAPTAQNTLPPRPVPTPPRPNSPAVGSPGTRLQLAAAALVHTGSSERLELPPDQALIYVGKPNEEIPPDIDVSHLPGAEFVSRIHATIQNLEGTFTLEDAGSSNGTYLNGELIRPGTRFRRRLNHGDLIALGKGNKLSFRFEVEE
- a CDS encoding WD40 repeat domain-containing protein — protein: MEKRLISAVLSEQTVTYRPGGPPVTFEVTVSNDSEQFAGFKLELLAAGSGRNPNWYQLHPEVSTAKPPGGRTQFQITIVDTPIAGFVGAVNVTVLITSPQLKEERKYLLRLIIEPGSGPSQLSIELPVRQFQTYPRNPVDIPVRVRNMSQRPFDMVLRFVGIDSTWMSMGTERRFIIEAGSQLDSTFQCLPPGPSQAPSQEYPFSVEGVPQAGPPARAEGSLEVLPVGFVQFNCSEPQQRLPAKGGAWWPDWSEESANFALVFKNASNLRQEVTVDLQGRDTSRCGHQLTPDPGVLNLATTTELKLAILKKRPLFGLPWTYRFETVAVLADDRLGNADPPAQKLTLRILPKLPLWLQLLMFGFFFVSGSFGAISLYQYFNPPYHTDLVNSVRISSDARLVFSASDDRTIRSWSIEPGSGSLKYEGVLVDTGKPVRALRFMPRNNSELAAGLENGAVQIWNVATGEKSRELIYQPELNDRVFDLAFTANSRYLFSGHGSGIVVMWDLLSDDTRPRHVFELDKKLDYTVQALELSGDERTLISAGRFLRLVLWNLDAPDSRPRRLQPRGGQNDVIWSVALASQNPNILATADSQGNITTYDLTQCSDVASPKKAPFKGAVALGSRVQADSKDPTQAVAIDSGAKVASNVPIDITCPVIDQWVAHGGFAVRSLAFSDDGRFLVSGGDDHKVVLWNITAKGGRDARFIAGRTVEERAKKINTVDLSRDRQGLITVSGGDDFQVQMRRVGLP